gaatctctttttgtcacccaggctgagtgcagtgacatgatcttattgcaacctccccctcctaggttcaagcaattctgctgcttcagccccccaagtagcggggattacaggcgcaagccaccacacctggctaatttttgtatttttagtagagacagccgttttgcctgttggccaggctggtctcgaactcttgaccttaggtgatccggccacctcggcctctcaaagtgctgggattacaggtgtgagccattgtgcctggcctgtatacAGAGTTCTTATCAGGCCCTGAAAGTATAGATTAGAATTCAAGGCAGCGGACAGAATGCTCCTAACAGAAACTCAGTGGGGTTGTTTGAATTATCTTGTAGATTAAGCTTAGAGCAGGTATGGGGAAAGTATTGTTGGGATTGATAGGAATGAAAAATGATGAGGGAATATAGATAGCAGTATCTTCTTGGCTTGTCGTGGTGGCCATGTAGGCTAAATTCATTGTATATTAAAGAGTTAAGgagggccaggcgctgtggctcacacctgtaatcctagcactttgggtggccgaggtggatgtatcacctgaggtcaagagttcgagaccagcctggccaacatggtgaaaccttgtctctactaaaaatataaaaattagccagtggtggcagtactcgcctgtagtcccagctactcaggagactgaggcaggaaaattgcttgaacccaggaggcggaggttgcagtgagctgagatcacaccattgcactccagcctgggcgacagagtgagactgtgtctcaaaaaaaaaagaaaatttttttttctctaaacaaccacgcctggctaatttttgtgtttttactagagacaggcttttgccatgttggccaggctggtcttgaactcctgacctcaggtaacccacctgtcttagcctcccaaagtgctgggattataggcatgagacaccgcgcctggcctagggGAAATATTTTTGACATCAGTAGTAAAGTCCCACTTCCCAAAAGAGATTAGTCTCAAAAGGAGATTTGGGTAGAAAGGGGCCAAGACAGGGCCATAATTAGGTTTCAGAGCTGGCAGAATGACCATGCCTGCTAAGAGAGTTTCAAGACATGATAGATGACCATGGGCCAGTCTTGTTGAGTCATGGGGAAACTTCCATTCTCTTTTCGGGGCTCAACTTGAACCTCATCCAGGCACTGAAGTAAGAGTGATGTGGACCTTGTTCCTTTTCCTCAAAGCTTATCTCCTGGTCGAGGAAAAGACTTTAAATCTCGGAAGGACAGAGACTCTAAGAAGGATGAAGAGGATGAACATGGTGATAAGAAGCCTAAGGTAAAGGAGAGGAAGGATATTTTTCATCTTCAACTCGTGCGTTGCTTTGTTGATCTTTAAAGGGAGAGAACCTTTATAGACTAAAGTTCTGTTTTATCTTCAGGCCCAGCCATTATCCCTGGAGGAGCTTCTGGCCAAGAAAAAGGCTGAGGAAGAAGCTGAGGCTAAGGTAAGTACTTGAAGGTCTTCATTCATcggctcaggctgccataacacaataccacagactgggtgacttcaACGACAGaagttaattttctcacagttctggaggctggaagtctgagagcGGAGTGTCAGCAGGGTTATTTCTTctgaggtctctctccttggcttataaGGCTGTCGTCTTCCTCAGCTCTTCACATGGTCCTCCCTCtgtacacatgtaccccttgTGTTGGATTAGGGCTTACCCTAaaaggccctttttttttttttttttttttttgagacagagtctcactctgtcgcccaggatggagtacagtggcatgatatcggctcacttcaacctccacctcccaggctgaagcagtcctcccacctcagcctcccaagtatctgggactacaggtgcgtgccacaacgtccagctaatttttgtattttttgtagagtccagatttcaccacgttgtccaggctggtctcgaacccctgggctcaagtgatctgccctccttggcctcacaaagtgctgggattacaggcatgagccactgtgcccagcctaatgggctcattttaacttaatcacctctttacaTGTCCTGTCTCCACATATAGTCAAattctgaggtactaggagtTAGGGCTTCCACATAGGAATTTtgagctgggtacagtggctcacacctgtaatcccaatactttggaaggccaagatgggaggatcacttgagccagggatttttagaccagcctaggcaacatggtgaaaacccatctctataaaattttaaaaattagccatctgtggtagcatgcgcctgtagtcccagctactcaggaggctgaggcaaggatattgcttgagcccaggaggttgaagctgcagtgagccatgatgacaccactgtactgcagcttgggcaacagagcgagagtctgtctcaaaaaatatatataacacatgcattgtttgtttgtttgtttgagatggagtctcgccccgttgcccaggctggagtgcagtggcatgatctcggctcactgcaacctctgcctcccaggttcaagcagttctcctgcctcagcctcctgagtagctgggattacaggcacgtgccaccatgcctggctaattttttgtatttttttagtagagatagggtttcactgtgctggccaggcttgtcttgaactcctgacctcgtgatccgcccatctcggcctcccaaagtgctaggattacaggcacaagccaccgcactcggccacatttttttttttttaagagataaggtcttgctcgtttgcccaggctgaagtacagtggtgcaatcacggctcactgtaacctcaaactcctgggctcatatgattttcctgcctcagcctcctgagtagctgggactatatgcacatgccatcatgtctggccgagtttttttatttttgtagaaacaaggtctgccatgttgcccaggctggtcttgaactcatggcctcaagcggtcctcccatcTAGGTCTCgtaaaacactgggattacaggcatgtgccaccacgtccagtctGAAAAAACATATGAATTCTGTAGGGGACATAGTTCAGTCCATAACCGAGTCCAAGGCCTATTTGTGTTTTCCTCAACAGGCTTAATGCCTGAGCAAATACTTTTGGGTTCCCTGCCATCTCCCCATCAGTGATGTGATTGTACCCTGCTCCCAGATCCTTTGTTGACAGTTCCAATCTCTTTTGTAGCCCAAGTTCCTCTCTAAAGCAGAACGAGAGGCTGAAGCTCTAAAGCGACGGCAGCAGGAGGTGGAAGAGCGGCAGAGGATGcttgaagaagagaggaagaaaaggaaacagttcCAAGACTTGGGCAGGAAGATGTTGGGTTCGTTATTCTACCGTGTGTAGCCCCTAGATGGAAGAGGAAAGAGTGGGATGAGATACAGTGTCTCTTAGGAGAGATAGAAACCTGTTCACTCTGGAGTTTGGAAaggggaaggatggtgggagtttatgagaaaacatttttctgttaGATCTCCATTTACCCCATATCGTAAGTCTGcccctttttttcttcatttggtgTTCCTCGTCTGGATTCCCTCCAttccctctcctcttttcttccatGAGCTCTTCTGCAGCTTTGCTTTCTTTGGTCTGCAGAAGATCCTCAGGAACGGGAACGTCGGGAACGCAGGGAGAGGATGGAACGGGAGACCAATGGAAATGAGGATGAGGAAGGGCGGCAGAAGATCCGGGAAGAGAAGGATAAGAGCAAGGAACTGCATGCCATTAAGGTGCAGGCCTTGGCTCCATCTTCACTTCTCTCCCACACAAAAATGAGGTTTAGTTATTTGGCCATTGTGATCTCTGCATGTGAGAATTGGGCCTCAAAGCTCATGTGCTTTGTGTTCTGTCCCTGGGCAGGAGCGTTACCTGGGTGGCATCAAAAAGCGGCGCCGAACGAGACATCTCAATGACCGAAAATTTGTTTTTGAGTGGGATGCATCTGAGGACACATCCATTGACTACAACCCCCTGTGAGTGGCTTCAGGCCTGAATTCTAGGTCTTTTCCACTAGGCAGTCCTAGAGAGCTGATGACTACAGAGGTGGAGGAAGTAAGATAAGCTGGGATGGAAAATTGGTAGACTGGTAGTCAGCCAGCCCTCTGGTGGAAGAAAGACCCTGTCCAGGAAGAACTGTTTCATACTAGTAGTCTGCCCTTCCCTCCTACTGCCGTTAacagctctttcttttttcttttcctctatctCAATCCCAGGTACAAAGAACGGCACCAGGTGCAGTTGTTAGGGCGAGGCTTCATTGCAGGCATTGACCTCAAGCAGCAGAAACGAGAGCAGTCACGTTTCTATGGAGACCTAATGGAGAAGAGGCGAACCCTGGAAGAAAAGGAGCAGGAGGAGTGAGTGATCAAGGCTAGGGTGGCTGGACAGAGCCCAGAGGCTCTACAGAAAGGAGTTGGAGGGCACTGATTCTACTTACTCCTCACACCCTGCTCCAGGGCAAGACTCCGCAAACTTCGTAAGAAGGAAGCCAAGCAGCGCTGGGATGATCGTCATTGGTCTCAGAAAAAGTTAGATGAGATGACAGACAGGGACTGGCGGATCTTCCGTGAGGACTACAGCATCACCACCAAAGGTGGCAAGATCCCCAATCCCATCCGATCCTGGAAAGACTCTTCTCTGCCCCCACACATCTTGGAGGTCATTGATAAGTGTGGCTACAAGGTAAGGAGGGATAGATTGGCCCAAGAGATCTGACATGTTCCTACACTAGTTTGGGAATAGAGAACTTTGTTCCTTGACTATTTGGAGCCATCGCTGCTAGTGGGCACCAATGTGACCTTTTCTGTCACTTTCTGGTAGAAGCGTTGGCTTTTAGTGATTAGGTTTCTTCTTGGGGTCCCTATTTCTGTGAACTGTACTTGGCATCCTTCCATTGTGCTAGCAGATGTGCTTACTACTATCAGTGGTTGCCCAGGTGGTATAACTTTCCCTGTACCTATTACTCTTTCTTGGGGTCACTGCAGGAACCAACACCTATCCAGCGTCAGGCAATTCCCATTGGGCTACAGAATCGTGACATCATTGGTGTGGCTGAGACTGGCAGTGGCAAGACAGCAGCCTTCCTCATCCCACTGCTGGTCTGGATCACCACACTTCCCAAAATTGACAGGTGAGGTCAGCTAGCACCAGCTGGAGTGGGTTTGTCTGGGTAGGAAAGGTGAAAGTGGCAAATgaatgtttgatttttgttttacgTCTATAATCAGAAGCTTTCCTCTTTATTCTTTGTTGGATATTGGAATAATTGGATCATGATATCGAAGAAGTATATGTTGCTGGCAAAGACCTGGAGAACTTTGCTATCCTGGAgtctctgatttattttattttattttatttatttttttgaggcagagtctcactctgtcacccaggctggagtgcagtggcacgatctcggctcactacaacttttgcctcccaggttcaggtgattctcctgcttcatcctcctgagtagctggggattacaggcgtgtgccaccacatccagctaatttttggttttttgttttgttttgttttttgagacggagtttcgctcttgttgcccaggctggaatgcaatggcgcaatgtcggctcactgcaacctcctcctcccaggttcaagtgattctcctccctcagcctcccaagtagctgggattataggtgcccgtcaccatgcccggctaatttttttgtatttttagtagagacggggtctccatgttggtcaggctggtctctaactcctgacctcaagtgatctgcctgcctcagcctcccaaagtgttggaattacaggtgtgagccagtgtgcccgtcCTTAATTTTtacgtttttagtagagatgaggtttcaccatgttggccaggctggtctcaaactcccgatctcaactgatctgcctgccttggcctcccaaagtgctgggattacaggcgcgaaccactgcacctggctgaatctctgatttttatttaattattatttatttatttattttttgagatggagtctcgctctgttgcctaggctggagtgcagtggtgtgatcttggcttacagcAACCGTTGCTCCCAGGCtcagatcctcctacctcagcctcccaagtagctgggattacaggtgtgttcgaacatgcccagctaatttttgtattttttgtagaaacagggttttaccatgttgtctagactggtctcaaactcctgggctcaagcgattcacccaccttagcctccgaaagtgctaggattataggcttgtgccaccttgcctggcctctggacttattttttttttattttttatttttggagacagagtgtctctgtcacccaggctggagtgcagtggcgtgatctcagctcactgcaacctccgtctcctgggttcaagcgattctcctgcctcagcctcccgagtagctggtattacaggcgccggccaccacgcctggctaatttttgtatctttattagaggcagggtttcaccatgttggccaggctggtctcaaactcctgacctcaggtgatccgcctgcctcagcctcccaaagtgctgggattacagacatgagccaccgcgcccagccccggcATCTGATTTTTAAGTGAGATCATTGCATTCTTTTCTCATCATCCTCCCCATTCCCATTGCTCCCCGTAAGAGTGACTTTGTCTTGCTCTGGCTTGTGGTTGGATAAGAACCAAAGCTCACGAAGCTGTGGGGCACCCCGTTTACCACAGGATCGAAGAGTCAGACCAAGGCCCTTATGCCATCATCCTGGCTCCCACCCGTGAGTTGGCTCAACAGATTGAGGAAGAGACCATCAAGTTTGGGAAACCGCTAGGTATCCGCACTGTGGCTGTCATTGGTGGCATCTCCAGAGAAGACCAGGGCTTCAGGCTGCGCATGGGTTGTGAGGTTTGTTTTTCTGTCTAGCAGCCAGCCTACTGTCTGGGAAGGCTATCTTGGGGCTTTGTTTCTAGTTTCTGGAATATATGTGCAGTAGTATGAAGAAAGGAGCTGGTTTATATATATGTgctatttattgagaacttatgCACCAGGGTTTATATCACaaatagtatatatcatatatattagctcattaattctcacaataatgtATGAGAGTGGTATTTCCTTGTTATAGATCAAGCTGAGGTTCAGGTTAATAACTGCCTGAAGTCACAAACAGCTGGCAGtgggcagagctgagattcataTCCATAGCCTGTGCTTTTAGTTACTCTTTACTCTGCCAGACCAAATCTTTGACTTTGTGCATTGCCTTCATCTCAGGAAAGTGGAGGAGAGCTCTTTATGAGAAGTCTGCTGTAGAAATTTAgtctttttacaatttttaaaaaaaatttagtcttTATACAACCCCCTTCATAGTACCCCTTAGTCTCTCCCATCTAAGAAATTCCTTCTTCAGGATCTGAAAtgatttgccaaaaaaaaaaaaaagtttctaccGATTTTGCCTCCTCTGTCTAATCCTTGCACCTTACTCAGAGACCTCATTCATTCCTGAGAAAATCCAGGCAACAAGTGATTTCATGCCAGTTTGCAGGAGCCTTTACTGCTAAACATAACGAGAGGTTGGGGTCCAAGTTCCTCAGCATTGGAGGTCTGTCACCCAAGTGGGTGGATAgttcacaggaaagaaaagaaggggcaCCTGCTGGGCTATAAATGATTATACTGTACTCCTCAGATTGTGATTGCTACCCCTGGGCGTTTGATTGATGTGCTGGAGAACCGCTACCTGGTGCTGAGCCGCTGTACCTATGTGGTTCTGGATGAGGCAGATAGGATGATTGACATGGGCTTTGAGCCAGATGTCCAGAAGATCCTGGAGCACATGCCTGTCAGCAACCAGAAGCCAGACACGGATGAGGCTGAGGACCCTGAGAAGATGCTGGCCAACTTTGAGTCGGGAAAACATAAGTACCGCCAAGTAAGGCTGCTTCCCTGGGCTGGGAAAAGTTGgacaggccaaggcgggtggatcacttgagctcaggagtttgagaccagcctgggcaacatggcgaaactccatctctacaaaaattacaaaaattagctgggcattggtggtgcacacctgtggtgccagccactcaggaggctgaggtgggaggacctcttaagcctgggaggcagtggttgcagtgagctgaggtcatgccactactccattccatcctgggcaacagagtgaggccctgtctcaaaaaaaaagaaaagttgtacAAGGTTGCCAACCTCCTGTTGGGCCTTTCTTGCCTTAGGTGGGCTCAGAGTACATGTTTCTAGAATGAAGTGTGCCTAGGTACAGTCCTCTGACAGTCCTAAGGGTGGAGCCATTTAGCTTAGCCCTGGAGAAACGATTCCAAAGACTCATGCTGCTACCGGGACCACAGGTGCTAGCAAATGCTCTCAATCCTTCCTGTCATCATAAGATGGAAAGTGCCTTGATGAACAGGTACTCGGGAAGGATGGGAATTCAGAGGACACTATTTTCTAAGGTGGTGGCTATCAAAGCCTATACTGTGGCACATTTTAGATTCTTTAGTCTGGGCTGACCTGCCTTCGGTGACAGTGGGATATATGATTATTCCTGCCTGGGTGCAGGGCTGAGCCTCCTGTTTTCGTAGACAGTCATGTTCACGGCCACCATGCCCCCAGCGGTGGAGCGTCTGGCCAGGAGCTATCTTCGGCGACCTGCTGTGGTGTACATTGGCTCCGCAGGCAAGCCCCATGAGCGTGTGGAACAGAAGGTCTTCCTCATGTCAGAGTCAGAAAAGAGGTATGAGGGCAGCTGAGCCAGGGGAAACAGGGTGGAGAATAAAATGGCTCTGAGAACTTTTTTAGTGCAGGTGCAGGACAGGGCAATTGCTCTGCTGTGTTGAAGAGCTGCTGTTTTCTTGGGCAGAATGTCATGGGCATTGAAGACCCTGAAAGTAGTGTTCATAGATGAGGGTTGGGCATTTCACTTGGAGTGGGAGGTATTATGCatcttgtttttctcctcttccttccaggAAAAAGCTGCTGGCAATCTTGGAGCAAGGCTTTGACCCACCCATCATCATTTTTGTCAACCAGAAGAAGGGCTGCGACGTGTTGGCCAAATCCCTGGAGAAGATGGGGGTGTGTCTGGCAGGGGAGAACAAAGTCTAGCCTCTGTGGCACTGCTTTCTGAATCTAGCAGGGCCCCCTAGGCTCTTCCTTTCGAGTCTCACCCTTTCTTTAACCTGTCCAGCAATCAACAAGTTAGGACCAGGGTGAAGGGTGGTTTGAGGGAATAAAGAGAATGGAGTCAATTGCTGGGACCCCCTGTCTGCTGCAGTAATGCCAGCCAAAGCTGCCTTGGGTCTTCATCCTGGTGAGGTGGAGCCAGGGAAAGGTTTGAGACCCATATCCTGGCAGTCTGAGGATGTAGAAAAGAGTAGGTGAAAACTGTGCTTAGGTACGTTGACAGGAGGTGATATGGTCAGAAGGGAGCTGATAATCAGTGTCCTTTACTTCTGTCACTGGTGCTTTAGGGGAAGGGTGTGTCCCTGTCACTCAGCTCTTCAACTTCCTTAAACTTCTTGATCCCTGCTTTCTACCCTGATCTTGCCCCTAATTCTCTTTGAGGACTTCTCATCTGTCTGGCTCCACCGCTCTCCCAGCTGTTTTGCCTTTGACCTTACTCTGTGTGTCCCTGCCACACCACACCTTTTTCTCTCATCCCTCTCTTCAGCTCACTTGTTCTCTCCTTCTTTCACTGCAGTCATTctcttgtttcctttcctttctcgtACTCTGCTGCTCTCTCCAACCCTCCCTTCATGTGTGTCCCATTCCTCTGAACTCCTGTGTCTCTCCTTGATTGCATTGCTCACTCTTCACTTCACCATTCTTCCAACAGTACAATGCTTGCACACTGCACGGTGGAAAAGGCCAGGAGCAGCGAGAGTTTGCGTTGTCCAACCTCAAGGCTGGGGCCAAGGATATTTTGGTGGCTACAGATGTGGCTGGTCGTGGTATTGACATCCAAGATGTGTCTATGGTTGTCAACTATGATATGGCCAAAAATATTGAAGGTAAGTTCCAGGGAAAGCAGCTTCAATCCAGGGTGAAGTCAGATTCCTTATGGTGTCCCACTGGAAGTCAGGGTGCTGTCCATGGAAGGCTGTTACTGCCTCCCTCAGCTCCAAGTCTGGGATTGCTTGCTCCCATGAGAAGCACTCCTGTCCTTTATCTTACCTGGGTTTGTTGtcccagcagctgggatgacACTTGTGTCCTCAGGAGTGTGAAGAATGAAGCTAGGCAGCTGTGGGTCTTAGTGTGGTAGGGACCACAGTCAGTAGGAAGACAGGGGAGATGGGCACCTGGAGAGGGCACTGTGGGCGCCTCAGGTTCAGGCAGCATGTGCTGTATTCCTGCCTTTGGAGATGGGGTGGGAAGGATGCCTCTAGAAGTGGAGGCATCAGACACGGCTCCCCAGGGCATCTGGGCTATGCTGAGTGACGTTCTTCCCATTCCCCAGATTACATCCACCGCATTGGCCGCACGGGACGAGCAGGCAAGAGTGGGGTGGCCATCACCTTCCTCACAAAAGAGGACTCTGCTGTGTTCTACGAGCTGAAGCAAGCCATCCTGGAAAGCCCAGTGTCTTCCTGTCCCCCCGAACTAGCCAACCACCCAGATGCCCAGCATAAGCCAGGCACCATCCTCACCAAGAAGCGCCGGGAAGAGACCATCTTTGCCTGACACAGCACTCttcctgtgggctgagggcatcTCCGAAGCTGCCTGATGCCTGTTTTTCAGAACCCTCACATCCCTCTTTCCAGGTCCTCACTCTTGGGATATGGGGGCTTAGGAAAACAATCCAACTCCCTAGCCCAGACCCTCAGGTCAGGAGGCCTGCGTGTGGGGCTGCAAAAGGAGAGGACGACGCTGTCGGAGGCAGGGAGAGCAAATTACCACAGCTTCTTGGCCCAGTTCTGCCCTTCTTTGCTTTGGGATTGCACTGGGCCATCAGCTCATGCCAGGCTATGGGGGCAGCCAGTTGGCATTGCTCCCCAGACTGAACAGAAACCTGGCCGCCGGATGGGACCTCCTTTGGCACAGACTTGACTGTGTAACTGCATAAACTGCAGTAGCATCATTGCCCTAGATGCCCCAGGAGACCTGGCACCATGAGGATTACAGACAGTGGAATCTTACTGTCATCTGGACAGCTGTTTTCCTGTTTGGATGGTAAAGGAAGTTGAGAGTCTTTAGACCTGTGCACAGCCCCGCACCAAGGGGTGCTGTATGCTCTAGGCATCCCCTCCCCCAGGGGATTTTCTAAGTAGATGGGGGGACACGGTGAACTGGCTGTGTCCATCTTTGTCACTGAGTGAAACCTCTGTTTTCTATTCTCTGAGAAGATAAGTTTGTATGTTCtgagaataaatacatgaatattaaGACTGTTAGATCTAGTTCTAGTTAAACTTCCCAGCTTCTCCCTGGCAGGAGGGACACCACTGGGTGCGGGGTGGGTTGGCTTGGAAAATGAGAGACAGCCACATTAAGAGAAGAGTAGAGGGGTCTCTGCTGATAGTCTTGAGTCTGTAGGTGGACTTGAGGGGAGATGCAGAAGCCACGCAGGACTGTAATGCATCTTCCGCCCCTGCTCTAGCCTCGCATAATGTGTGGCCCTGGCCTGGACACCCTCTAGGGAGCTTTAGGCAAAGGTGAGAAAGGAAAGCAGTTGTGAAATTTTGGCAGGTGAGGCAGTTGGAACCACTCTGCCGCTGTGTGCCCAACGCCTGGTCTCGGGAGCTTTGCTTGTGGCTCCCTAGTTGGACCCATTGCTCCTGGGAGGGGATGGTGCAGAACGGGTGGACCCAGCTGTATCAGGCTGTGGTGAGAGGAACGCAGGGCTGCAGTCCTCCCCCCATACCCCTCTTGTTCACATGCTCTTCTTACCCCACAGAAAGAGTTGGCCTAGTACATAGAGTTCAAGTTGTAGCTGCTTCTAGGGCCTTTTTGGCCTGGCGCAAGGATACTGTAAAGCCGTGACCAAGCGTCTTCCCCACATCCCAGGACAAGCCCTTCCGTGCTGCTGGATGTCTCCCTCTTGACACCTGGGCATGAGGAGTGGGGATGCCTGGGAGTGGAGTGCCTCCCCAGCTCTGCCTTTGTCCCCTTCCCGCTGGACAGATCCTCTGAGAGAAGGGCggcccaaacaaacaaacacatcttTCCCTCCACCAGACTTTGGGCCGCATCACAGACAGAACAAACAGAAGCCAGAGGGACTGTGCATGATGTTTATTAGTGATGACAGTGAGGTGAGGCAGGGGCTTGTGGAACATGCTCTGTAGGTCACACACTAGACCCATAAGGCAAGAGTAGCCGGGGAGACAGGTCCTCTGTGCCCTGTCTCTCCCCATCTAACCCTAACCTAACAAGCGGCAGCTATGAGTCAGGGAACAAAGTCTGGAGCCCGGTTCTCCAAGGATGTATGAGGACAAGAACAGTAATGACAGGATGCAgggcaaaagaatgagaaaggcaAGGAGGCCCCCCTAAGTTCTCTGCTACACACGCCCTCCTTCCCCAAACCCCCATCCAGGT
The sequence above is a segment of the Pan paniscus chromosome 10, NHGRI_mPanPan1-v2.0_pri, whole genome shotgun sequence genome. Coding sequences within it:
- the DDX23 gene encoding probable ATP-dependent RNA helicase DDX23; translation: MAGELADKKDRDASPSKEERKRSRTPDRERDRDRDRKSSPSKDRKRHRSRDRRRGGSRSRSRSRSKSAERERRHKERERDKERDRNKKDRDRDKDGHRRDKDRKRSSLSPGRGKDFKSRKDRDSKKDEEDEHGDKKPKAQPLSLEELLAKKKAEEEAEAKPKFLSKAEREAEALKRRQQEVEERQRMLEEERKKRKQFQDLGRKMLEDPQERERRERRERMERETNGNEDEEGRQKIREEKDKSKELHAIKERYLGGIKKRRRTRHLNDRKFVFEWDASEDTSIDYNPLYKERHQVQLLGRGFIAGIDLKQQKREQSRFYGDLMEKRRTLEEKEQEEARLRKLRKKEAKQRWDDRHWSQKKLDEMTDRDWRIFREDYSITTKGGKIPNPIRSWKDSSLPPHILEVIDKCGYKEPTPIQRQAIPIGLQNRDIIGVAETGSGKTAAFLIPLLVWITTLPKIDRIEESDQGPYAIILAPTRELAQQIEEETIKFGKPLGIRTVAVIGGISREDQGFRLRMGCEIVIATPGRLIDVLENRYLVLSRCTYVVLDEADRMIDMGFEPDVQKILEHMPVSNQKPDTDEAEDPEKMLANFESGKHKYRQTVMFTATMPPAVERLARSYLRRPAVVYIGSAGKPHERVEQKVFLMSESEKRKKLLAILEQGFDPPIIIFVNQKKGCDVLAKSLEKMGYNACTLHGGKGQEQREFALSNLKAGAKDILVATDVAGRGIDIQDVSMVVNYDMAKNIEDYIHRIGRTGRAGKSGVAITFLTKEDSAVFYELKQAILESPVSSCPPELANHPDAQHKPGTILTKKRREETIFA